From a single Lolium rigidum isolate FL_2022 chromosome 7, APGP_CSIRO_Lrig_0.1, whole genome shotgun sequence genomic region:
- the LOC124676844 gene encoding trafficking protein particle complex subunit 3-like encodes MPPLTTPKSGDALFASVDRVNAELFTLTYGAIVRQLLTDLEEVEEVNKQLDQMGYNIGTRLVDEFLAKSNVSTCVDFKETADTIAKLGFKMFLGVTATVTNWDAEGTTCSFVLEDNPLVDFVELPDTCQGLQYCNVLSGVIRGALEMVSMKTEVTWVRDMLRGDDAYEMRVKLTKQVPEEYPYKDDD; translated from the exons ATGCCGCCTCTCACGACTCCCAAGTCGGGCGACGCCCTCTTCGCCAGCGTCGACCGCGTA AACGCGGAGCTCTTCACGCTCACCTACGGCGCTATCGTGCGGCAGCTCCTCACGGAtctggaggaggtcgaggaggtcaACAAGCAGCTTGATCAGAT gGGTTACAATATTGGAACTCGATTGGTCGATGAATTCCTAGCCAAGTCAAATGTATCAACGTGTGTTGACTTCAAGGAGACTGCTGATACTATAGCAAAG CTTGGATTCAAAATGTTCCTGGGAGTGACTGCAACGGTAACCAATTGGGATGCTGAGGGTACAACATGCAGCTTTGTATTGGAGGACAACCCACTTGTAGATTTTGTTGAGCTTCCTGATACTTGCCAAGGGCTTCAGTATTGCAATGTTCTGAGTGGAGTTATTAGAGGAGCACTGGAAATG GTTTCCATGAAAACAGAGGTCACATGGGTCCGCGATATGCTTCGTGGGGATGACGCCTATGAGATGCGAGTGAAGCTCACCAAGCAAGTCccagaggaatacccctacaaggaTGACGACTAG
- the LOC124673508 gene encoding putative SWI/SNF-related matrix-associated actin-dependent regulator of chromatin subfamily A member 3-like 1 yields MAASSSRGGGGGDDNEPYLLGLVVTKIVGLHHYSGTISGRANVTLVREPLNPHDDNAIAVHNNRGVKAGHIERGAASALAPLLDSLLIANNIAIVPKAPSSKNGSKPYSLVCQVHIFACPAAAETVKKAIRDKGLALLAPTNPEFFFSESAFVQERTKKSDRDVDKLFAHVGKDGDCRIEPMEAPGDVVLSALFQHQKEALGWLVHREESCDLPPFWEEDKDGGYKNVLTTQDTKERPAPLRGGIFADDMGLGKTLTLLSLIARSKAPNVGVKKANKGAKRRKIDDAEEGSRTTLVVCPPSVFSSWVTQLEEHTKAGSLKVYMYHGERTNDKNVLLKYDIVITTYSILGTEFDREGSPVNDIEWFRVILDEAHVIKNSAARQTKAVTALNAQRRWVVTGTPIQNSSLDLYPLMAFLKFQPFSFKSYWQSLIQRPLGKGDKAGLSRLQNLLGAISLRRTKDAESGSKSVVALPPKTVVACYIELSTEEREYYDQMEMEGRNKMLEFGDRESILRNYSTVLFFILRLRQLCNDVALCPIDMKSWFPTSSFEDVSKNPELLKKLASLVDDGEDFDCPICLSPPSKTVITSCTHIYCQTCILKILKSSSSRCPICRRSLSKEDLFIAPEVQHADEDGSENLGSDKPLSSKVQALLELLKRSQKEDPSSKSVVFSQFRKMLLLLEGPLKRAGFNILRLDGSMSAKKRSDVIKQFAVVGPDAPTVLLASLKAAGAGVNLTAASTVYLFDPWWNPGVEEQAMDRVHRIGQTRAVKAVRLIVKGSIEERILELQERKKRLISGAFGRKGGAKEKEMRIEELRMMMGL; encoded by the exons atggccgcctcctcctcccgcggcggcggcggcggcgacgacaacGAGCCCTACCTCCTGGGCTTAGTCGTCACCAAGATCGTCGGCCTCCACCACTACAGCGGCACCATCAGCGGCCGCGCGAACGTCACCCTCGTCCGCGAGCCCCTCAACCCTCACGACGACAACGCCATCGCCGTCCACAACAACCGCGGCGTCAAGGCCGGTCACATCGAGCGCGGCGCAGCCAGTGCCCTCGCCCCGCTCCTCGATTCGCTCCTCATCGCCAACAACATCGCCATCGTGCCCaaggccccttcctccaagaacGGCAGCAAGCCCTACAGCCTCGTCTGCCAGGTCCACATCTTCGCCTGCCCAGCCGCCGCCGAAACCGTGAAGAAGGCTATCAGGGACAAGGGCCTCGCCCTCCTCGCCCCCACCAACCCCGAGTTCTTCTTCTCCGAGTCCGCCTTCGTGCAAGAACGGACCAAGAAATCTGACCGGGATGTCGATAAGCTGTTCGCGCATGTGGGGAAGGACGGAGACTGCCGGATTGAGCCCATGGAGGCGCCGGGGGATGTGGTGCTGTCGGCCCTGTTCCAGCACCAGAAGGAGGCTCTGGGATGGCTGGTGCACCGGGAGGAGTCCTGCGACCTGCCACCATTCTGGGAAGAAGATAAAGATGGGGGATACAAGAACGTGCTTACAACCCAGGATACCAAGGAGCGGCCGGCACCACTGAGAGGCGGGATTTTCGCCGATGATATGGGGCTTGGCAAGACGCTCACTCTGCTCTCATTGATTGCGAGAAGCAAAGCCCCCAATGTGGGGGTAAAGAAGGCCAACAAAGGGGCTAAAAGGAGGAAGATTGATGATGCTGAGGAGGGATCACGGACTACACTTGTGGTTTGCCCGCCCTCGGTGTTCTCGTCTTGGGTGACACAGCTGGAGGAGCACACCAAGGCAGGAAGCTTGAAGGTGTATATGTATCATGGAGAGCGGACGAATGATAAGAATGTGCTCTTGAAGTATGACATTGTGATTACCACTTACAGCATCTTGGGCACGGAATTTGACCGGGAGGGCTCGCCAGTGAATGATATTGAGTGGTTCCGGGTGATTCTGGATGAGGCCCATGTGATCAAGAACTCTGCAGCTCGGCAGACTAAGGCGGTTACTGCTTTGAATGCACAGAGGCGGTGGGTAGTCACTGGGACACCAATCCAGAACAGCTCGTTGGATTTGTACCCGCTCATGGCATTTTTGAAGTTCCAGCCTTTTTCATTCAAGAGCTATTGGCAGAGCTTGATCCAGCGCCCCCTAGGGAAAGGGGATAAGGCTGGGTTGTCACGATTACAA AACCTCCTAGGTGCTATCTCACTGCGCAGAACAAAAGATGCAGAGAGTGGAAGTAAGAGTGTGGTTGCCCTTCCACCTAAAACTGTTGTAGCATGTTACATTGAACTTTCTACGGAGGAACGGGAGTACTATGATCAGATGGAAATGGAAGGGAGAAACAAAATGCTGGAGTTTGGTGACAGAGAATCGATTTTGCGTAACTACTCAACCGTGCTGTTTTTCATTCTGAGGCTCCGCCAGCTCTGCAACGATGTAGCACTGTGCCCTATTGACATGAAGTCATGGTTTCCTACTAGCTCCTTTGAAG ATGTGTCTAAAAACCCAGAGTTGTTGAAGAAGCTAGCCTCATTGGTTGACGATGGAGAGGACTTTGACTGTCCAATTTGCTTATCTCCTCcatcaaaaactgtgataacaagTTGCACTCACATATATTGCCAAACCTGCATCCTAAAAATCCTCAAGAGCTCTAGTTCCCGCTGTCCAATATGTCGGCGGTCTCTATCTAAAGAAGACCTCTTTATTGCTCCGGAGGTACAGCATGCCGATGAAGATGGCTCAGAAAACCTTGGCTCTGACAAACCTCTGTCTTCCAAGGTGCAAGCCCTGCTGGAACTACTGAAGCGTTCGCAGAAGGAGGACCCTTCATCAAAGTCCGTGGTCTTTTCCCAGTTCAGGAAGATGTTGCTTCTGCTGGAAGGGCCTCTGAAGAGAGCAGGCTTCAACATACTGCGCCTTGACGGCTCCATGAGTGCGAAGAAGAGGTCAGATGTTATAAAGCAGTTCGCCGTTGTTGGCCCTGACGCCCCAACTGTGCTGCTGGCCAGCCTGAAGGCTGCAGGAGCTGGCGTGAACCTGACTGCGGCATCGACGGTTTACCTCTTTGACCCCTGGTGGAACCCTGGGGTGGAGGAGCAGGCCATGGACCGGGTGCACCGGATCGGGCAGACGAGAGCGGTGAAGGCAGTGCGTCTGATTGTGAAGGGCAGCATCGAGGAGAGGATCCTGGAGCTGCAAGAGAGGAAGAAGCGGCTGATCAGTGGCGCGTTCGGGAGGAAAGGTGGAGCCAAGGAGAAGGAGATGCGCATCGAGGAGCTGCGCATGATGATGGGCTTGTAA